In a genomic window of Pseudoxanthomonas indica:
- a CDS encoding AbrB/MazE/SpoVT family DNA-binding domain-containing protein encodes MEATVAERGQITLPKAVRDALGLTKGSVLKVELEGSRIVLRKSVDDAVSRARGRFKLDGFDSTDDAMRAIRGRAPGEPLVAASATADEPSGTDAQ; translated from the coding sequence ATGGAAGCCACCGTCGCCGAACGCGGCCAAATCACCCTGCCCAAGGCCGTGCGTGATGCATTGGGCCTGACCAAGGGCAGCGTGCTGAAAGTGGAGCTGGAAGGCAGCCGTATCGTCCTGCGCAAGAGCGTGGATGACGCGGTCTCGCGTGCCCGCGGCCGTTTCAAGCTGGATGGCTTCGACAGCACCGACGACGCCATGCGCGCCATCCGCGGCCGCGCCCCGGGCGAGCCGCTGGTCGCCGCATCGGCCACCGCCGACGAGCCGTCCGGGACTGACGCGCAATGA
- the acnA gene encoding aconitate hydratase AcnA — protein MSDSFATRSRLDVNGESFSYFSLPKLGQRFDIAHLPYSMKILLENLLRCEDGVTVTPDHIQAVAQWKPDAEPDTEIAFMPARVVLQDFTGVPCVVDLAAMRDAVVKLGGNPDQINPQIPSELVIDHSVQVDVFGKPDALDLNGKIEFDRNKERYSFLRWGQKAFDNFKVVPPNTGIVHQVNLENLARVVMTAQKDGELLAYPDTVFGTDSHTTMINGIGVLGWGVGGIEAEAAMLGQPSSMLIPQVVGFKLTGKLPEGATATDLVLTVTQMLRKLGVVGKFVEFYGDGLQHLPLADRATIGNMAPEYGATCGIFPIDNESLNYLRLSGRSPAQIALVEAYAKAQGLWHDANSPHASYSNTLELDMGDVKPSLAGPRRPQDRVLLENVQQNFRDSLVPFVEARDKRSPAIADFVAEGGGSAVGNEALSRGYADIQTEGKTVRLKDGAVVIAAITSCTNTSNPAVMIGAGLLARNAAAKGLDRKPWVKTSLGPGSRVVTDYLEKAGVLDDLEKLGFYVVGYGCTTCIGNSGPLPVEVSAGIATGDLVVTSVLSGNRNFEGRVHPEVKMNYLASPPLVVAYAIAGTTDIDLTREPLGIGTDGAPVYLKDIWPSNGEIGDFIAKTIGPEMFAKNYADVFKGDTRWNTIASPDGDLYAWDGESTYIKNPPYFEGMTNAIGTIADVHGARVLGLFGDSITTDHISPAGNIKKDSPAGRFLIARGVQPVDFNSYGSRRGNDDVMVRGTFANIRIKNLMFGGEEGGNTLHFPAGGGAPEKLSIYDAAMKYKAEGVPLVVLAGKEYGTGSSRDWAAKGTNLLGVKAVFAESFERIHRSNLVGMGVLPLQFLEGENAQTLGLDGSEVFDITGLQDGASKRATVTAKRADGKQITFEAKVLLLTPKEVEYFRHGGLLHYVLRQLAARKAA, from the coding sequence ATGAGTGATTCCTTCGCCACCCGCAGTCGTCTGGACGTCAACGGCGAATCTTTCAGCTACTTCAGCCTGCCCAAACTGGGTCAGCGCTTCGACATCGCGCACCTGCCCTACTCCATGAAGATCCTGCTGGAGAACCTGCTGCGCTGCGAGGACGGGGTGACCGTCACGCCGGACCATATCCAGGCGGTGGCGCAGTGGAAACCCGATGCCGAGCCGGATACCGAAATTGCCTTCATGCCGGCGCGCGTGGTGCTGCAGGACTTCACCGGCGTGCCCTGCGTGGTCGACCTGGCGGCGATGCGCGATGCCGTGGTCAAGCTGGGCGGCAATCCGGATCAGATCAATCCGCAGATTCCGTCCGAACTGGTGATCGATCACTCGGTGCAAGTGGATGTGTTCGGCAAGCCCGACGCGCTGGATCTCAACGGCAAGATCGAGTTCGACCGCAACAAGGAGCGCTACAGCTTCCTGCGCTGGGGCCAGAAGGCGTTCGATAACTTCAAGGTGGTGCCGCCCAATACCGGCATCGTCCACCAGGTGAACCTGGAAAACCTGGCGCGCGTGGTGATGACCGCGCAGAAGGATGGCGAGTTGCTGGCCTATCCGGATACGGTGTTCGGCACCGATTCGCACACCACCATGATCAACGGCATCGGCGTGCTGGGCTGGGGCGTGGGTGGCATCGAGGCCGAGGCGGCGATGCTCGGCCAGCCTTCTTCGATGCTGATTCCGCAGGTGGTGGGCTTCAAGCTGACCGGCAAGTTGCCGGAAGGGGCGACCGCTACCGACCTGGTGCTGACCGTCACCCAGATGCTGCGCAAGCTGGGCGTGGTCGGCAAGTTTGTCGAGTTCTATGGCGATGGCCTGCAGCATCTGCCGCTGGCCGATCGCGCCACGATTGGCAACATGGCGCCGGAATACGGCGCCACCTGCGGCATCTTCCCGATCGACAACGAATCCCTGAACTATCTGCGTCTGTCCGGCCGCAGCCCCGCGCAGATCGCGCTGGTCGAAGCCTATGCCAAGGCGCAAGGCCTCTGGCACGACGCCAACAGCCCGCACGCCAGCTACAGCAATACGCTGGAACTGGACATGGGCGACGTCAAACCTTCACTGGCTGGCCCCAGGCGTCCGCAGGATCGCGTGTTGCTGGAAAATGTGCAGCAGAATTTCCGCGACAGCCTGGTGCCGTTCGTGGAAGCGCGCGACAAGCGCAGCCCGGCCATCGCCGATTTCGTCGCTGAAGGCGGCGGTTCGGCCGTAGGCAACGAGGCGCTGAGCCGCGGCTACGCCGACATCCAGACCGAAGGCAAAACCGTGCGTTTGAAAGACGGCGCGGTGGTCATTGCCGCCATCACTTCGTGCACCAACACCTCCAACCCCGCGGTGATGATTGGCGCGGGTTTGCTCGCGAGAAACGCCGCGGCCAAGGGCTTGGATCGCAAGCCGTGGGTCAAGACCTCATTGGGACCAGGCTCGCGCGTGGTCACCGATTACCTGGAAAAGGCCGGTGTGCTCGATGACCTGGAGAAGCTGGGCTTCTACGTGGTCGGCTACGGCTGCACCACCTGCATCGGCAACTCCGGCCCGCTGCCGGTGGAAGTCAGCGCCGGCATCGCCACCGGCGATCTGGTGGTGACCTCGGTGTTGTCGGGCAACCGCAATTTCGAAGGCCGCGTGCACCCGGAAGTGAAGATGAACTACCTGGCCTCGCCGCCACTGGTGGTGGCCTACGCGATTGCCGGCACCACCGATATCGATCTGACCCGCGAACCTCTTGGCATTGGCACCGATGGCGCGCCGGTGTACTTGAAGGACATCTGGCCGAGCAATGGCGAGATTGGCGATTTCATCGCCAAGACCATCGGCCCGGAAATGTTCGCCAAGAACTATGCCGACGTGTTCAAGGGCGATACGCGCTGGAACACCATTGCTTCGCCCGACGGCGATCTGTACGCCTGGGATGGCGAGTCCACTTACATCAAGAACCCGCCCTATTTCGAAGGCATGACCAACGCCATCGGTACCATCGCCGATGTCCACGGTGCGCGCGTGCTCGGCCTGTTTGGCGATTCCATCACCACCGACCACATCTCGCCTGCCGGCAACATCAAAAAGGATTCGCCGGCCGGGCGTTTCCTGATCGCGCGTGGCGTGCAGCCGGTGGACTTCAACAGCTACGGCAGCCGCCGTGGCAATGATGACGTGATGGTGCGCGGCACCTTCGCCAACATCCGCATCAAGAACCTGATGTTCGGCGGCGAGGAAGGCGGCAATACCCTGCACTTCCCGGCCGGCGGCGGTGCGCCGGAGAAGCTGTCCATCTACGACGCGGCCATGAAGTACAAGGCCGAGGGCGTGCCGCTGGTGGTGTTGGCCGGCAAGGAATACGGCACCGGCTCCTCGCGCGACTGGGCCGCCAAGGGCACCAACCTGCTCGGGGTCAAGGCGGTGTTTGCCGAGAGCTTCGAGCGCATCCACCGCTCCAACCTGGTCGGCATGGGCGTGCTGCCGCTGCAGTTCCTGGAAGGCGAGAACGCGCAGACGCTGGGCCTGGATGGCTCGGAAGTGTTCGACATCACCGGCCTGCAGGACGGTGCGTCCAAGCGCGCCACGGTCACCGCCAAGCGGGCGGATGGCAAGCAGATCACCTTCGAAGCCAAGGTGCTGCTGCTGACGCCGAAGGAAGTCGAATATTTCCGTCACGGCGGTCTGCTGCATTACGTGCTTCGCCAGTTGGCGGCGCGCAAGGCAGCCTGA
- a CDS encoding nuclear transport factor 2 family protein, with product MRLLLVTARSIPFRMEKAKGYQSVMSRLTVIRRFAIAPVLLLALAACSSEPPEQALRTQLAQLQQAVEQGEVQDAMAQVSEDFSGPRGMDRAALHNLLRMQVLANRRVGVTTSPYQIQLREDSATVRFDAVLTGSAQGRWLPDQAQSYAVTLGWRLRDDQWSLYHADWQANR from the coding sequence ATGCGTTTACTGCTGGTGACAGCCCGGAGCATACCGTTCCGGATGGAAAAGGCGAAGGGCTACCAAAGCGTAATGTCGCGACTCACAGTCATCCGGCGCTTTGCCATCGCGCCGGTCCTGCTGTTGGCGCTGGCGGCATGCAGCAGCGAACCACCCGAGCAGGCGCTGCGGACGCAACTCGCGCAGTTGCAGCAGGCAGTGGAGCAGGGCGAGGTGCAGGACGCCATGGCCCAGGTCAGCGAGGATTTCAGCGGGCCGCGCGGCATGGATCGTGCTGCGCTGCACAACCTGCTGCGCATGCAGGTGCTGGCCAATCGGCGCGTGGGCGTGACCACGTCGCCGTATCAGATCCAGCTGCGGGAGGATTCTGCGACCGTGCGATTCGATGCCGTCCTGACGGGTAGCGCGCAGGGACGATGGCTGCCCGACCAGGCGCAATCCTATGCAGTGACACTTGGTTGGCGATTACGCGATGACCAGTGGAGCCTGTATCACGCCGACTGGCAGGCGAATCGCTGA
- the hflD gene encoding high frequency lysogenization protein HflD, whose translation MSASFSDRVLALAALAQALQQVRRIAETGHSDAAVVQTALDSVFRIDAVDTRAVFGHTQSLQAGLRLLRSYFSGDNQDDALPRLGLSVLQLERRFIRDHALANEVAQGVERLSAQASQNASTHPEVIAGLGGLYADTLSQLKPRVMVQGNPHYLGQPGVVAEIRAILLAAVRAAVLWRQLGGSYWDFLFSRRAMVQAIDAHLS comes from the coding sequence GTGAGTGCATCTTTTTCTGACCGAGTGCTGGCCCTGGCCGCGCTCGCCCAAGCCCTGCAACAGGTGCGCCGTATCGCCGAAACCGGACATTCCGATGCCGCGGTGGTGCAGACCGCGCTGGACAGCGTGTTTCGCATCGATGCGGTCGACACGCGCGCGGTGTTCGGCCACACCCAGTCATTGCAGGCCGGCTTGCGCCTGCTGCGCAGTTACTTCAGCGGCGACAACCAGGATGACGCCTTGCCGCGCCTGGGGCTGTCGGTGCTGCAACTGGAGCGACGTTTCATCCGCGACCATGCGTTGGCCAACGAAGTTGCGCAGGGCGTGGAGCGCCTGTCGGCGCAGGCGAGCCAGAATGCCAGTACCCATCCGGAAGTGATTGCCGGCCTCGGCGGGCTGTATGCCGATACCCTGAGCCAGCTCAAGCCGCGGGTGATGGTGCAAGGCAATCCGCACTACCTGGGCCAACCCGGCGTGGTCGCCGAGATCCGCGCGATCCTGCTGGCCGCCGTGCGCGCGGCGGTGCTGTGGCGGCAGCTGGGCGGCAGCTACTGGGACTTCCTGTTTTCGCGTCGCGCCATGGTGCAGGCGATCGACGCGCACCTGTCGTGA
- the acnB gene encoding bifunctional aconitate hydratase 2/2-methylisocitrate dehydratase — protein MLEAYRHHLAERAALGIPPLPLTAQQTADVIELLKAPSAGEAEFLVDLITNRVPAGVDDAAKVKASYLAAVAFGSEACALISRERATELLGTMLGGYNIHPLVELLDDAQVGAIAANALKHTLLMFDAFHDVQDKAQKGNANAQSVLQSWADAEWFTSKPEVPQSLTITVFKVPGETNTDDLSPAPDATTRPDIPMHALAMLKNTREGAAFTPEQDGKRGPIAFIQSLANQGHPVAYVGDVVGTGSSRKSATNSVLWWTGEDIPFIPNKKFGGVCLGSKIAPIFYNTMEDAGALPIELDVSKMEMGDVIELRPYDGKALKNGEVIAEFQVKSDVLFDEVRAGGRIPLIIGRGLTAKAREALGLAPSTLFRLPQNPVDTGKGFTLAQKMVGRACGLPEGKGMRPGTYCEPKMTSVGSQDTTGPMTRDELKDLACLGFSADLVMQSFCHTAAYPKPVDVKTHHELPAFISNRGGIALRPGDGVIHSWLNRMLMPDTVGTGGDSHTRFPVGISFPAGSGLVAFAAATGVMPLDMPESVLVRFKGELQPGVTLRDLVNAIPLYAIKQDLLTVAKQGKKNIFSGRILEIEGLPDLKVEQAFELSDASAERSAAGCTVHLNKEPIIEYINSNITLLKWMIAEGYQDPRSLQRRIKAMEGWLADPQLLKADADAEYAAVIEIDLADVHEPIVACPNDPDDVKTLSEVSGAVIDEVFIGSCMTNIGHFRAASKLLEGKRDIPTKLWVAPPTKMDAAELTKEGHYGTFGTAGARMEMPGCSLCMGNQAQVKEGATVFSTSTRNFPNRLGRNSNVYLGSAELAAICSRLGRIPTKAEYMADIGVLNASSNEIYRYMNFDQIADYKDVADTVAA, from the coding sequence ATGTTGGAAGCCTACCGCCACCATCTTGCCGAGCGCGCCGCGCTGGGAATCCCGCCGCTGCCGTTGACCGCCCAGCAGACCGCCGACGTCATCGAGCTGCTGAAAGCGCCGTCGGCCGGTGAAGCCGAATTCCTGGTGGATCTGATCACCAACCGCGTGCCGGCCGGCGTCGATGACGCCGCCAAGGTCAAGGCCTCGTACCTGGCCGCCGTGGCCTTCGGCAGCGAAGCCTGCGCACTGATCAGCCGCGAGCGCGCCACCGAACTGCTCGGCACCATGCTGGGCGGCTACAACATCCATCCGCTGGTGGAACTGCTGGATGATGCCCAGGTAGGCGCGATCGCCGCCAACGCGCTCAAGCACACCCTGCTGATGTTCGACGCCTTCCACGACGTGCAGGACAAGGCGCAGAAGGGCAATGCCAACGCACAGTCCGTGCTGCAGAGCTGGGCCGATGCCGAATGGTTCACCAGCAAGCCGGAAGTGCCGCAGAGCCTGACCATCACCGTGTTCAAGGTGCCGGGCGAAACCAACACCGACGATCTCTCGCCGGCGCCGGACGCGACCACACGCCCGGATATCCCGATGCACGCCCTGGCGATGCTGAAGAACACCCGCGAAGGCGCCGCCTTCACTCCGGAACAGGACGGCAAGCGCGGCCCGATCGCCTTCATCCAGTCGCTGGCCAACCAGGGTCACCCGGTCGCTTATGTGGGCGACGTGGTCGGCACCGGTTCCAGCCGCAAGTCGGCGACCAACTCGGTGCTGTGGTGGACCGGTGAGGACATTCCGTTCATCCCGAACAAGAAGTTCGGCGGCGTCTGCCTGGGCAGCAAGATCGCGCCGATTTTCTACAACACCATGGAAGACGCCGGCGCGCTGCCGATCGAGCTCGATGTGTCCAAGATGGAAATGGGCGATGTGATCGAGCTGCGTCCGTATGACGGCAAAGCGCTGAAGAACGGCGAGGTGATTGCCGAATTCCAGGTCAAGAGCGACGTGCTGTTCGACGAAGTGCGCGCCGGTGGCCGCATTCCGTTGATCATCGGTCGCGGCCTGACCGCCAAGGCGCGCGAAGCGCTGGGCCTGGCGCCGTCCACGCTGTTCCGACTGCCGCAGAACCCGGTCGACACCGGCAAGGGCTTCACCCTGGCGCAGAAGATGGTCGGCCGCGCCTGCGGTCTGCCGGAAGGCAAGGGCATGCGCCCGGGCACCTACTGCGAGCCGAAGATGACCTCGGTGGGTTCGCAGGACACCACCGGCCCGATGACCCGCGACGAGCTCAAGGATCTGGCGTGCCTGGGTTTCAGTGCCGACCTGGTGATGCAGTCGTTCTGCCACACCGCCGCGTACCCCAAGCCGGTCGACGTGAAGACCCACCACGAGCTGCCGGCGTTCATCAGCAACCGGGGCGGCATTGCGCTGCGTCCGGGCGACGGCGTGATCCACAGCTGGCTCAACCGCATGCTGATGCCCGACACCGTCGGCACCGGCGGCGACTCGCATACGCGCTTCCCGGTGGGCATTTCGTTCCCGGCCGGTTCGGGCCTGGTGGCCTTCGCCGCGGCCACCGGCGTGATGCCGCTGGACATGCCGGAATCGGTGCTGGTGCGCTTCAAGGGCGAGCTGCAGCCGGGCGTGACCCTGCGTGATCTGGTCAACGCCATTCCGTTGTACGCGATCAAGCAGGATCTGCTGACCGTGGCCAAGCAGGGCAAGAAGAACATCTTCTCCGGCCGCATCCTGGAAATCGAAGGTCTGCCGGATCTGAAGGTGGAGCAGGCGTTCGAGCTGTCCGATGCCTCGGCCGAGCGTTCGGCCGCCGGTTGCACCGTGCACCTCAACAAGGAACCGATCATCGAGTACATCAACAGCAACATCACGCTGTTGAAGTGGATGATTGCCGAGGGTTACCAGGATCCGCGCAGCCTGCAGCGCCGCATCAAGGCGATGGAAGGCTGGCTGGCCGACCCGCAGCTGCTCAAGGCCGATGCCGATGCCGAATACGCCGCCGTGATCGAAATCGATCTGGCCGACGTGCACGAGCCGATCGTCGCCTGCCCGAACGATCCGGACGACGTGAAGACCCTGTCGGAAGTCTCCGGCGCGGTGATCGACGAAGTCTTCATCGGTTCGTGCATGACCAACATCGGCCACTTCCGCGCGGCGTCCAAGCTGCTGGAAGGCAAGCGCGACATCCCGACCAAGCTGTGGGTGGCCCCGCCGACCAAGATGGATGCCGCCGAACTGACCAAGGAAGGCCACTACGGCACCTTCGGCACCGCCGGTGCGCGCATGGAAATGCCGGGCTGCTCGCTGTGCATGGGCAACCAGGCGCAGGTGAAGGAGGGCGCCACCGTGTTCTCCACCAGCACCCGCAACTTCCCCAACCGCCTGGGCCGCAACTCCAACGTGTACCTGGGTTCGGCCGAACTGGCCGCCATCTGCTCGCGCCTGGGCCGCATCCCGACCAAGGCCGAGTACATGGCCGACATCGGCGTGCTCAACGCCAGCAGCAACGAGATCTACCGCTACATGAACTTTGATCAGATTGCCGATTACAAGGATGTGGCGGATACCGTGGCTGCGTAA
- a CDS encoding N-acetylmuramidase domain-containing protein: MDTDRKWTVSEDKWNELAARLDVEVAALKAVALVESSGSGFLPAPDRRPKILFEGHVFHRLTAGRFSASHPNLSHPKWDRKQYSGSARGEWERLEKAAALDAAAAMQSASWGAFQIMGFNYALCGFDSVGRFVEAHSRDAEAQVEGFANLVGRARSPLIAPLRGKQWATFARLYNGPGYKKNQYDTKMADAYARLGGKSRAGRAAKSLVASPLPPGRPEMAPLELLESPLAAERIGRNNRILNVRPDAVDLRDWEYQPPVSSAPHDVHYPNDTRPILNQGQTSACTGYALAVVIEYLLVRAGRHVEPVSPHMLYSMARRYDEWAENDDGGEDVDSGSSLRGALKGWLRHGASTARLWPEVAMPKPKPKAESDWWTDAIKRPLGAYYRINPKSLRDMHVAIDQVGALYASGLSHRGWQELFRAEARVRPEDPVRLSVIRCLRGDPDGGHAFAIVGYTRDGFIIHNSWGDEWGDGGLAILSYSDWLENAMDCWVAQLGVVTAEHEAIAKAVSLRVDPNDPSRRAVVSSNPVLAAHELSPFIINMENNGRLSSRGQFRTQESDIDALLGIHLVEACKEWSIGRDGTVDVAIYAHGGLNNEDAAAASARFWVPKLYNERIFPIFLMWETGAIKTVVNLIEDKIVSDASARAGGAWSRFKDELKEFWNERIETLARPIGRPLWREMKENAGKIGSDPRSGVGLLFKRFKSQQAKLPKIRLHLIGHSAGAILHNHLGESAIGADFNLRSVSLIAPAVRVDEFNQRLGKAPLGTQAKLLIAHLTDAAERSDSTCKPYGHSLLYLVSRSFEDRSETPILGLERDLVPARATLPWGARTLAVSSPQSTLASLPSASSLRESSSRPTEAVTHGTLDDDKALQELIFEMIRKA, encoded by the coding sequence ATGGACACGGACCGCAAATGGACGGTATCGGAAGACAAGTGGAACGAGTTGGCCGCACGCCTGGACGTGGAAGTGGCCGCACTCAAGGCGGTGGCGCTGGTGGAATCCAGCGGCAGCGGATTCCTGCCCGCGCCGGATCGACGCCCCAAGATCTTGTTTGAAGGCCATGTCTTCCATCGGCTGACGGCGGGTCGCTTCAGCGCCAGCCATCCCAACCTCAGTCATCCCAAATGGGATCGCAAGCAGTATTCCGGTAGCGCGCGCGGCGAGTGGGAACGCCTGGAAAAAGCCGCGGCGCTGGATGCGGCCGCGGCCATGCAATCGGCCAGCTGGGGCGCGTTCCAGATCATGGGTTTCAACTATGCGCTGTGCGGATTCGACAGCGTCGGCCGCTTTGTCGAAGCGCATTCGCGCGATGCCGAGGCGCAGGTGGAAGGCTTTGCCAACCTGGTGGGTCGTGCGCGTTCGCCGTTGATCGCGCCACTGCGGGGCAAGCAATGGGCGACCTTCGCCCGCCTCTACAACGGCCCCGGATACAAGAAGAACCAGTACGACACCAAAATGGCCGATGCCTACGCGCGGCTGGGCGGAAAGAGTCGCGCCGGACGCGCTGCCAAGTCGCTTGTAGCGAGCCCCCTGCCGCCTGGTAGGCCGGAAATGGCGCCGCTGGAACTGCTGGAATCGCCGCTGGCCGCCGAGCGCATCGGCCGCAACAACCGCATCCTCAATGTGCGCCCGGACGCCGTGGATCTGCGTGACTGGGAATACCAGCCGCCGGTCTCCAGCGCACCGCACGATGTGCACTACCCCAATGACACGCGGCCCATCCTCAACCAGGGCCAGACCAGCGCCTGTACCGGTTACGCGCTGGCGGTGGTGATCGAATACCTGCTGGTGCGCGCCGGCCGCCACGTGGAGCCGGTATCGCCGCACATGCTCTACAGCATGGCGCGCCGCTATGACGAGTGGGCGGAAAACGATGACGGCGGCGAAGACGTGGACAGCGGCTCCTCCCTGCGTGGCGCGCTCAAGGGCTGGCTGCGGCATGGCGCATCGACCGCACGGCTCTGGCCCGAGGTGGCGATGCCCAAACCCAAGCCGAAGGCCGAATCGGACTGGTGGACAGACGCCATCAAGCGTCCGCTGGGCGCGTACTACCGCATCAACCCCAAGTCATTGCGCGACATGCACGTGGCCATCGATCAGGTTGGCGCGCTGTACGCCAGCGGCCTGAGCCATCGCGGCTGGCAGGAGCTGTTCCGCGCTGAAGCGCGCGTGCGCCCGGAAGATCCCGTGCGCCTGAGCGTGATCCGCTGCCTGCGCGGCGATCCCGATGGCGGCCACGCGTTCGCCATCGTCGGCTACACCCGCGATGGTTTCATCATCCACAATTCCTGGGGCGATGAGTGGGGCGATGGAGGTCTTGCGATCCTGAGCTACAGCGACTGGCTGGAAAACGCCATGGATTGCTGGGTCGCACAGCTGGGCGTGGTCACCGCCGAACACGAAGCCATCGCCAAGGCGGTGTCGCTGCGCGTGGACCCCAACGATCCCTCACGTCGGGCGGTGGTCTCCAGCAACCCGGTGCTGGCCGCGCACGAGCTCAGTCCTTTCATCATCAACATGGAGAACAACGGCCGCCTCAGCAGCCGTGGCCAGTTCCGCACGCAGGAGTCGGACATCGACGCCCTGCTCGGCATCCACCTGGTCGAGGCCTGCAAGGAATGGTCGATTGGCAGGGACGGCACGGTCGATGTGGCGATCTACGCGCATGGCGGCTTGAACAATGAAGACGCTGCGGCGGCGTCCGCGCGCTTTTGGGTGCCCAAGCTCTACAACGAGCGCATCTTCCCGATTTTCCTGATGTGGGAAACCGGCGCCATCAAGACCGTGGTCAACCTGATCGAGGACAAGATCGTCAGCGATGCCTCCGCGCGTGCCGGCGGCGCCTGGAGCCGTTTCAAGGACGAACTGAAGGAATTCTGGAACGAGCGCATCGAGACCCTGGCGCGCCCCATCGGCCGTCCGCTGTGGCGGGAGATGAAGGAAAACGCCGGCAAGATCGGCTCCGACCCCCGCTCCGGCGTCGGCCTGTTGTTCAAGCGCTTCAAGAGCCAGCAAGCCAAGCTGCCGAAGATTCGCCTGCACCTGATCGGCCACTCGGCCGGCGCCATCCTGCACAACCATCTGGGCGAAAGCGCGATTGGCGCGGACTTCAACTTGCGCTCGGTCTCGCTGATTGCGCCGGCGGTGCGGGTGGACGAATTCAACCAGCGGCTGGGCAAGGCGCCGCTGGGCACGCAGGCAAAACTGCTGATCGCGCATCTGACTGACGCGGCCGAACGTTCGGATTCGACCTGCAAACCCTACGGCCACTCGCTGCTGTACCTGGTGTCGCGCTCGTTCGAAGACCGCAGCGAAACTCCCATCCTAGGCCTGGAACGCGACCTGGTGCCGGCACGCGCCACCCTGCCCTGGGGCGCGCGCACGCTCGCGGTGTCCAGTCCGCAATCGACGCTGGCCAGCCTGCCCAGCGCCAGCAGCCTGCGCGAGTCTTCCAGCCGGCCCACCGAAGCCGTCACCCACGGCACGCTGGATGACGACAAGGCATTGCAAGAGTTGATCTTCGAGATGATCCGCAAGGCATGA
- a CDS encoding type II toxin-antitoxin system VapC family toxin: MIALDSSVLIDLLADGPQADAAEACLRQCLSAGPVVICDVALAEVCSALRDGSEALAVLEEMSIRFSPLEAKSALRAGEMQRRHRQRDSLQARAVPDFLIGAHALLQCNGLITRDDRFYRDYFKGLKLIVPVAEQA; this comes from the coding sequence ATGATCGCCCTGGATTCCTCCGTGCTGATCGATTTGCTGGCCGACGGCCCGCAGGCCGACGCCGCCGAAGCCTGCCTGCGCCAATGCCTGAGTGCAGGTCCGGTGGTGATCTGCGACGTGGCCCTGGCCGAAGTGTGCAGCGCGCTGCGCGACGGCTCCGAAGCCTTGGCGGTGCTGGAAGAGATGAGCATCCGTTTCAGCCCGCTGGAAGCCAAGTCGGCCCTGCGCGCGGGCGAGATGCAGCGCCGCCACCGCCAGCGCGACAGCCTGCAGGCGCGCGCCGTGCCCGATTTCCTGATTGGCGCCCATGCGCTGCTGCAGTGCAATGGCTTGATCACCCGCGATGACCGTTTCTACCGCGACTACTTCAAGGGCTTGAAGTTGATCGTGCCTGTTGCCGAACAAGCCTGA